Proteins found in one Aspergillus puulaauensis MK2 DNA, chromosome 8, nearly complete sequence genomic segment:
- a CDS encoding putative serine peptidase, family S28 (COG:O;~EggNog:ENOG410PG2D;~InterPro:IPR042269,IPR008758,IPR029058;~MEROPS:MER0093133;~PFAM:PF05577;~SECRETED:SignalP(1-22);~go_function: GO:0008236 - serine-type peptidase activity [Evidence IEA];~go_process: GO:0006508 - proteolysis [Evidence IEA]), with protein MMRFSLSLSTALVALLAQSVAGLGLRSSLARKLQLSAELGLDPKHFLDRHQSFHSASAKTSDSGISPDYVSVCSRSMLLPIDHDDPSVGTYKNRYWVNDDYFEPGGPVILYDAGESNAEGSVSHLTSDLTFLSRLLDEFKAIGVIWEHRYYGESLPYPVSNQTPPEHFKYLTTAQALADIPVFAENFSRPAFEDLDLTPKSTPWIMVGGSYAGIRAALARQEYPDTIFAALASSAPVQARINMSSYNDQVYRGMVGNGAGNCSKDIHAAFEYIDDQLSHERTAASIKQLFFGAGAEKNSNEGFTAALGAIFGFYQTYGMGGPAGSLGDFCNYLERDPVTNTTVGSEGLAPHRGNKYVAERWAKWAPLTELVNLNMDTNCRGLDNSTAPSCKLNSLTADADSIAWTWQYCTEWGFYQINNVGAQSILSRFQTLESQQEICNRQFPDAVKSGLLPSEPQANTLNEVFGGWTIRPSNVFFTEGEFDPWRTLSLLSTEEFSPRFNVTSDIPKCGVQTDAGTVFGHVGPNAFHCFDLDLFNDGAKESLGYFRQALKEWLPCFEEQKHD; from the exons ATGATGCGGTTCAGCCTGTCTCTCTCTACAGCCCTCGTGGCCTTGCTTGCCCAATCTGTCGCCGGCCTTGGCTTGCGATCTAGCCTGGCAAGAAAGCTGCAGCTCTCTGCTGAGTTGGGATTGGATCCCAAGCACTTTCTAGACCGTCACCAGTCGTTCCATTCTGCCTCTGCGAAGACTAGTGATAGTGGCATTTCTCCTGACTATGTTTCGGTGTGCTCCCGTTCCATGCTG CTCCCTATCGACCACGATGATCCGTCTGTCGGCACCTACAAGAATCGATACTGGGTGAATGACGACTACTTTGAACCGGGTGGCCCAGTGATCTTGTACGATGCTGGGGAATCGAACGCAGAAGGCTCGGTTTCGCATCTCACATCCGACCTTACATTTCTCAGTAGACTGCTCGATGAGTTCAAGGCGATAGGAGTAATCTGGGAGCATCG GTACTACGGAGAATCATTGCCATACCCTGTCTCCAACCAGACGCCGCCAGAGCATTTCAAATATCTTACCACCGCCCAGGCCCTCGCCGATATCCCTGTCTTTGCAGAGAATTTCAGTCGTCCGGCCTTTGAGGATCTCGATCTGACCCCAAAGTCAACTCCCTGGATTATGGTGGGAGGTTCGTACGCCGGTATAAGGGCTGCACTTGCTCGTCAGGAATACCCAGACACGATATTTGCAGCCCTTGCCTCTTCGGCTCCAGTTCAGGCGCGGATCAATATGAGTTCCTATAATGACCAGGTATATCGGGGGATGGTTGGCAACGGTGCCGGCAATTGTTCCAAGGACATCCACGCCGCGTTTGAATACATCGACGACCAGCTCTCGCATGAACGCACAGCGGCATCAATTAAACAACTTTTCTTCGGCGCCGGTGCCGAGAAGAACTCGAACGAAGGCTTTACTGCGGCCCTCGGGGCGATATTTGGCTTCTACCAAACCTACGGCATGGGAGGCCCTGCAGGGTCGCTAGGTGATTTCTGTAATTATCTTGAGCGAGACCCTGTGACGAATACGACGGTAGGCTCTGAAGGCCTTGCTCCTCACCGTGGGAACAAGTATGTCGCAGAGCGTTGGGCTAAATGGGCCCCGTTAACGGAACTGGTCAACCTGAACATGGACACGAACTGCCGAGGCCTCGACAACTCAACTGCTCCATCTTGCAAGCTGAACAGCCTCACGGCCGATGCAGACTCCATCGCGTGGACTTGGCAGTACTGCACTGAGTGGGGATTCTATCAGATCAACAACGTGGGAGCCCAGTCCATCCTCTCCCGCTTCCAAACCCTGGAATCCCAACAAGAAATCTGTAACCGGCAGTTCCCAGATGCTGTTAAGAGCGGACTCCTCCCCTCAGAGCCGCAGGCAAACACGCTGAATGAGGTATTTGGTGGCTGGACTATCCGGCCATCGAATGTGTTCTTCACCGAAGGTGAATTCGACCCCTGGAGGACATTGAGCTTGCTTTCGACCGAGGAGTTTTCACCGCGGTTCAACGTTACGTCAGATATCCCGAAGTGCGGTGTACAGACTGATGCAGGCACAGTCTTTGGACATGTCGGGCCTAATGCATTCCACTGCTTCGATTTGGACCTCTTCAACGATGGTGCGAAGGAGTCGCTGGGTTACTTCCGCCAGGCGTTGAAGGAATGGCTCCCTTGCTTCGAGGAACAAAAACACGATTAA